Proteins encoded in a region of the Salminus brasiliensis chromosome 2, fSalBra1.hap2, whole genome shotgun sequence genome:
- the LOC140549709 gene encoding antigen WC1.1-like yields the protein MWMRMVMNDGGQANRALRFNVNVIQIHTGRLSRLTDGPHLCSGRVEVLHGETWVTVCDAGFDQQDAEVVCRELGCGLPVEVLGAAAFGRGAGQVWSEELQCRGNESEIYFCPKHPTSLTHKCSHDNDVGLVCAGHTQARLMNGLDSCSGRVELQYLSEWGTVCDVSWDMRAASVLCGQLKCGSAVAVLGSDWFGNGSDRIWADVFDCQGNETHMSKCPISSWSLKTACSHKQDVGVICNGSSLEFYDGQVRFSGGMECEGEVEVYFRQDWRRVLLDSWSESVASVVCRQLSCGTVLNISSSSPSSSKNSYMCVTGFNCSGSEAHLGNCSSAQEVNCSSKEQLYISCLGKFNRVHSSIRLVGSGGDCAGRLEVFHSGSWGTVSDDLWDIEDAKVVCRQLQCGVALSAPVPARFRTGTGSIWLNEVECEGNETSLWNCRYQLCGENECEHKDDVGVVCSEFKEIRLTEGCEGNLEVFYNGTWGNVCNNGMTEETVSLICRELNCGRTGSESWAKARMESAPNWLDGVKCRKHDSTLWNCPSSLWGQNICDKNSEVAKITCSATQSQSQTKRICSSSRYQKWCSKHLPLRLRRGEGSCSGTLEVFHNAQWGSVCGDWWDMKDARVVCRQLGCGLALSANGSVAIGADKGPIWLNRVKCKGNEIHLWDCPHSLKTQTDCSYKAGITCADISMPMTTTTIATTTISTTTVRRANSSPSTVPYIYPVFLLVLGTMLFLALVFLVVLFNQNRVFRRVLSKRRQKTLPEDIYEEIDPRYITKRNYSTQRRSIFSEEQQSGYEDVDDGLFSGSLLSEEQHSGYDDVDEELLSEKSQAGVKTEYYDDVITNGLISDAEKEDLGENYDDVITAGQIPEAENIDESYDDVISGDQRSADETEDVSDNYDDAVPTEPNSTIKTSTILFM from the exons ATGTGGATGAGAATGGTGATGAACGACGGGGGTCAAGCTAACCGCGCTCTGCGCTTCAA TGTAAATGTCATTCAAATACACACAGGTCGCCTGTCCAGACTTACTGATGGTCCTCATCTGtgctctgggagagtggaggtGCTTCATGGAGagacctgggtcacagtgtgtgatgctggctttgaccagcaggatgcagaggttgtgtgtcgagagctgggctgtgggcttcctgtggaggtgctgggagcagctgcttttggcagaggggcgggtcaggtgtggtcagaggagcttcagtgtagaggcaacgaaTCTGAGATTTACTTCTGCCCAAAACACCCaacctcactcacacacaagtgCTCTCATGACAATGATGTGGGACTGGTGTGTGCTG GTCACACTCAGGCTCGGTTGATGAACGGCTTAGACTCCTGTTCTGGTCGAGTGGAGCTCCAGTACCTCAGTGAGTggggcacagtgtgtgatgtaagctgggatatgagagCTGCCAGTGTCCTCTGTGGTCAGCTGAAGTGTGGGAGTGCTGTGGCAGTGTTGGGGTCAGACTGGTTTGGGAATGGGAGTGACCGGATCTGGGCTGATGTGTTTGATTGTCAGGGGAACGAAACACACATGTCAAAATGTCCCATTTCATCTTGGAGTCTGAAAACTGCATGCTCTCATAAACAGGATGTTGGAGTCATCTGCAATG GTTCCTCTCTAGAGTTTTATGATGGGCAAGTGCGGTTCTCTGGAGGGATGGAGTGTGAGGGGGAGGTGGAGGTGTACTTCAGGCAGGACTGGAGGAGAGTTCTGCTGGACTCCTGGAGTGAGTCTGTGGCCTCTgtggtctgcagacagctgAGCTGTGGCACTGTACTCAACatctccagctcctctccatCCAGTTCTAAAAACAGCTACATGTGTGTGACGGGTTTTAACTGCTCTGGGAGTGAAGCTCATCTGGGGaactgcagcagtgcacaagAAGTCAACTGCAGCTCCAAAGAACAGCTGTACATCTCCTGCTTGG GTAAGTTTAACCGAGTGCACAGCTCCATCAGGCTGGTTGGCTCTGGAGGAGACTGTGCAGGAAGGCTGGAGGTTTTCCACAGCGGCTCATGGGGGACCGTAAGTGATGACTTGTGGGATATTGAGGATGCAAAGGTGGTCTGCAGACAGCTACAGTGTGGAGTGGCCCTCAGTGCTCCAGTACCAGCCCGGTTTAGAACTGGAACTGGATCCATATGGTTGAATGAGGTGGAGTGTGAGGGGAACGAGACGTCTCTGTGGAACTGTAGATATCAGCTGTGTGGAGAAAATGAATGTGAACACAAGGATGATGTAGGAGTCGTGTGCTCAG agtttaaagagaTCAGACTCACTGAGGGCTGTGAGGGGAATCTGGAGGTGTTCTACAATGGAACCTGGGGGAATGTGTGCAACAATGGGATGACTGAAGAAACAGTAAGTTTAATTTGTCGAGAGCtgaactgtggaagaactggcAGTGAGTCCTGGGCCAAAGCAAGAATGGAATCAGCTCCTAACTGGCTGGATGGTGTGAAATGTAGGAAACATGACTCCACTCTGTGGAACTGTCCTTCTTCTCTCTGGGGACAGAACATATGTGACAAAAACAGTGAAGTGGCAAAGATTACCTGCTCAG CAACCCAAAGCCAGTCACAGACCAAAAGGATATGCTCCTCATCTCGCTACCAGAAGTGGTGCTCAA AGCACCTGCCTCTCAGGctgagaagaggagagggaagCTGCTCTGGGACACTAGAGGTGTTTCATAATGCTCAATGGGGGTCTGTCTGTGGTGATTGGTGGGACATGAAGGACGCTCGGGTGGTCTGCAGgcagctgggctgtgggctggCACTGAGTGCTAATGGGAGTGTTGCCATTGGTGCTGATAAAGGGCCTATCTGGCTAAACAGAGTGAAGTGTAAAGGGAATGAGATTCACCTGTGGGACTGTCCTCATTCCCTGAAGACACAAACTGACTGCTCCTACAAGGCTGGAATCACCTGTGCAG ACATATCCATGCCTATGACTACAACAACCATTGCAACAACCACCATCTCCACCACCACCG TAAGAAGAGCAAACTCTTCTCCGTCAACTGTTCCGTACATCTATCCAGTGTTTCTCCTGGTGCTGGGAACGATGCTCTTCCTGGCCTTAGTGTTTCTGGTTGTTCTGTTTAACCAGAACAGAGTGTTCAGGAGAG tgCTCTCTAAGAGGAGGCAGAAGACTCTGCCTGAGGACATCTATGAGGAGATCGACCCCAGATACATCACCAAAAGAAATTACTCAACTCAGCGGA GAAGTATCTTCTCTGAAGAACAACAATCAGGATATGAGGATGTGGATGATGGGCTTTTCTCAG GAAGTCTCCTCTCTGAGGAACAGCATTCAGGGTATGATGATGTGGATGAGGAGCTTCTCTCAG AAAAGTCTCAGGCTGGAGTAAAGACTGAGTattatgatgatgtcatcaccAATGGTCTGATAA GTGATGCAGAAAAAGAGGACCTAGGAGAGaactatgatgatgtcatcactgcTGGACAGATTCCTGAAGCTG AGAACATTGATGAGAgttatgatgatgtcatcagtgGTGATCAGAGGTCAGCTGATGAAACAG AAGACGTGTCAGATAACTATGATGATGCTGTTCCCACTGAACCAAACTCCACCATTAAGACCAGTACGATTTTATTCATGTAG